The following proteins are co-located in the Microcystis wesenbergii NRERC-220 genome:
- the rpmJ gene encoding 50S ribosomal protein L36, with protein MKVRASVKKMCEKCRVIRRRGRVMVICSNPKHKQRQG; from the coding sequence ATGAAAGTTAGAGCGTCTGTCAAAAAAATGTGCGAAAAGTGCCGCGTCATCCGTCGGCGCGGTCGAGTCATGGTAATTTGTTCTAACCCCAAACACAAGCAGAGACAAGGTTAA
- a CDS encoding DNA-directed RNA polymerase subunit alpha, which yields MAQFQIECVEAKTYKNQSQYSKFVLEPLERGQGTTVGNALRRILISNLEGAAVTALRIAGVNHEFATVEGVREDVMELMLNMKEIILKSYTNQTQIGRLVATGPATVVAAQFDLPSEIEIVDRNQYVATLAEGAKLEMEFRVEKGKGYRAINRSKEEATSLDFLQIDSIFMPVTKVNYSVEDIRSESGQAKDRLLLEIWTNGSINPKEALSQAADMLVNLFNPLKDLNALESSGNFDDQEINQENQIPIEELQLSVRAYNCLKRAQINTVADLLDYSQEDLLEIKNFGQKSAEEVIEALQKRLGITLPQEKSK from the coding sequence GTGGCGCAATTTCAAATCGAGTGTGTAGAAGCAAAAACTTACAAGAATCAGAGTCAGTACAGTAAGTTTGTACTAGAGCCTCTAGAAAGAGGCCAGGGTACAACCGTAGGCAATGCCCTGAGACGGATTCTCATTTCCAATCTGGAAGGGGCGGCCGTGACGGCCCTGCGGATCGCAGGAGTCAATCACGAATTTGCCACCGTCGAGGGAGTACGCGAGGACGTGATGGAACTCATGCTCAACATGAAAGAAATCATCCTGAAAAGCTACACCAATCAAACCCAGATCGGGCGTTTAGTGGCAACTGGACCGGCGACGGTAGTGGCGGCACAATTCGATTTACCCTCAGAAATCGAGATAGTTGATCGCAATCAGTACGTCGCCACCCTAGCCGAAGGAGCCAAGCTAGAGATGGAATTTCGCGTGGAAAAAGGCAAAGGCTATCGGGCGATCAATCGCAGTAAAGAAGAAGCCACTTCGCTAGACTTTCTGCAAATCGACTCGATTTTTATGCCCGTAACCAAAGTCAACTATAGCGTCGAAGATATCCGTTCCGAAAGCGGTCAAGCTAAGGATCGTCTGCTCTTAGAAATTTGGACAAACGGGAGCATTAACCCCAAAGAAGCCCTTTCCCAAGCGGCCGATATGCTAGTTAATCTCTTTAACCCGCTCAAGGATCTCAACGCCCTCGAATCCTCCGGTAACTTTGACGACCAAGAGATCAACCAAGAAAACCAAATTCCGATCGAGGAACTACAATTATCCGTGCGCGCCTACAATTGCCTGAAGCGAGCGCAGATCAACACCGTAGCCGACCTCCTCGATTACAGCCAAGAAGATCTCTTAGAAATCAAAAACTTTGGGCAGAAATCGGCGGAAGAAGTCATTGAAGCCCTACAAAAACGGTTAGGAATCACCCTACCCCAAGAAAAAAGCAAGTAA
- a CDS encoding Uma2 family endonuclease, with amino-acid sequence MTQPLTPPVIDWEEPPIPPEDLIFDDGEPLETHRHRKAMNVLIDSIEQAYQDREDFFVGGNMFIYFSRERVFNKDFRGPDFFVVLDIDGSYKRQGWVVWDENGRYTDVIVELMSESTAKIDLTTKKDLYERTFRCSQYFVYNPFDATSLQGWALDQNQCYQEIIPDHRGWLWCQRLGLWLGVWMGSIQREEAPWLRFYDLDGNLILLPAELAEIERQNAEIERQRTQAAYQQAEIERQRTQAAYQQAESERQRAERLAAQLRQLGINPDETP; translated from the coding sequence ATGACTCAACCTCTCACTCCTCCAGTTATCGATTGGGAAGAACCCCCCATTCCCCCAGAAGACTTGATTTTTGATGACGGAGAACCTTTGGAAACCCACCGTCACCGCAAGGCCATGAATGTCTTAATCGATTCTATCGAACAAGCCTATCAGGATCGAGAGGACTTTTTTGTTGGCGGTAATATGTTTATTTACTTTAGCCGTGAGCGGGTTTTTAATAAAGATTTTCGTGGCCCCGATTTTTTCGTTGTCCTCGATATCGATGGTAGTTATAAACGACAAGGATGGGTGGTTTGGGACGAAAACGGACGTTATACCGATGTGATCGTGGAATTAATGTCAGAAAGCACCGCAAAAATCGATTTAACTACCAAAAAAGACCTCTATGAGCGGACTTTTCGCTGTTCCCAATACTTCGTTTACAATCCCTTTGATGCCACTTCCCTGCAAGGTTGGGCTTTAGACCAAAATCAATGCTATCAAGAAATTATTCCCGACCACCGCGGTTGGTTATGGTGTCAACGTTTGGGATTATGGTTAGGAGTCTGGATGGGCAGTATTCAGCGAGAAGAAGCCCCTTGGCTGCGTTTTTATGACCTAGACGGCAATTTAATTCTCCTACCTGCGGAATTAGCCGAAATTGAACGTCAGAATGCTGAAATTGAACGTCAACGCACCCAGGCAGCCTATCAACAGGCCGAAATCGAACGTCAACGCACCCAGGCAGCCTATCAACAGGCCGAAAGCGAACGTCAACGGGCGGAACGTTTAGCGGCGCAATTACGGCAATTAGGCATAAATCCCGATGAAACCCCGTAA
- the rplM gene encoding 50S ribosomal protein L13, producing the protein MNKTPLPNLETLEQKWYVIDAADQRLGRLATEIAMILRGKNKATFTPHLDTGDFVIVINAEKVTVTGKKRQQKVYRRDSGRPGGMKVESFDKLQKRIPERIIEHAVKGMLPKNSLGRKLFTKLKVYAGAEHPHQAQQPEVLAINTIPAGGN; encoded by the coding sequence ATGAACAAAACACCTCTACCAAATTTAGAGACTCTAGAGCAGAAATGGTACGTCATTGATGCGGCCGATCAGCGTCTAGGTCGTCTGGCCACCGAAATCGCTATGATTCTACGGGGCAAAAATAAAGCCACTTTCACCCCCCATCTGGATACGGGGGATTTTGTCATTGTTATTAACGCTGAAAAAGTGACGGTGACGGGCAAAAAACGCCAACAGAAAGTTTATCGCCGCGACTCCGGCAGACCGGGTGGTATGAAGGTAGAAAGCTTCGATAAACTGCAAAAACGCATTCCCGAACGGATTATCGAACACGCTGTTAAGGGAATGCTCCCGAAAAATAGCTTAGGTCGGAAATTGTTCACGAAACTGAAAGTTTATGCCGGTGCGGAACATCCCCATCAGGCACAACAACCGGAAGTTTTAGCGATTAATACGATTCCCGCAGGAGGAAATTAA
- the infA gene encoding translation initiation factor IF-1, translating into MSKQDLIEMEGTVTESLPNAMFRVDLDNGFNVLAHISGKIRRNYIKILPGDRVKVELTPYDLTKGRITYRLKNQKK; encoded by the coding sequence TTGTCTAAACAAGATCTGATCGAAATGGAAGGAACCGTCACCGAATCCTTGCCTAACGCCATGTTTAGGGTGGATTTAGATAACGGTTTCAACGTCTTAGCCCATATATCCGGCAAAATCCGCCGTAATTATATCAAAATCCTCCCCGGCGATCGAGTCAAAGTGGAACTGACCCCCTACGACCTAACCAAAGGCAGAATTACCTATCGCTTGAAAAATCAGAAAAAATAG
- a CDS encoding type II toxin-antitoxin system RelE family toxin, whose amino-acid sequence MNIEFRKSFETDLRNLKDGKIKRQIQAIIEEIESAKSLTELRNVKAIQGYRGFYRIRIGDYRLGLYLEQDTVALVRLLHRKEMYRYFP is encoded by the coding sequence ATGAATATTGAATTTCGTAAAAGCTTTGAGACAGATCTACGCAATCTCAAAGATGGTAAAATTAAGCGACAAATTCAGGCAATTATTGAGGAGATAGAATCAGCCAAAAGTTTAACAGAGTTGCGTAATGTCAAAGCGATTCAAGGGTATCGAGGATTTTATCGCATTCGGATTGGGGATTATCGTCTTGGTTTGTATTTAGAGCAAGATACTGTCGCCTTGGTTCGTCTTCTACACCGAAAGGAAATGTATCGTTATTTTCCTTAA
- a CDS encoding YciI family protein, with protein sequence MTWFVKIEKGIVDKATFDRYVSAHKDYVRDLISQGRAAKTGYWAERGGGMLLFKADSLEEAQAIIVRDPLIENGCVEYELHEWRIVVE encoded by the coding sequence ATGACCTGGTTTGTCAAGATAGAAAAAGGCATTGTTGATAAAGCTACCTTCGATCGCTATGTCAGCGCCCATAAGGACTATGTGCGTGATTTAATTAGCCAAGGACGAGCAGCAAAAACCGGTTATTGGGCAGAAAGGGGCGGCGGAATGTTATTATTTAAGGCCGATTCTCTTGAGGAAGCCCAAGCAATTATAGTTCGCGACCCTTTAATCGAGAATGGTTGTGTGGAATACGAACTTCATGAATGGCGAATTGTCGTAGAATAA
- the truA gene encoding tRNA pseudouridine(38-40) synthase TruA, giving the protein MTACHQSRIALVIQYVGTNFHGWQRQPDHRSVQEEIEKALADILGHDVTLHGAGRTDSGVHAAAQVAHFQQQSPIPPSHWAKVLNARLDDDIVIRASGRVPDRWHARFSALWRRYRYTLYTDPIPNLFVSPFSWHYYHRPLDADLMARALKPLLGKHHLAAFHRANSSRDHSWVEVQGVECYRQGPFVQMEIQANGFLYGMVRLLVGMLVEVGTGERSLENFTDIWVNQRRELVKYAAPAKGLCLLRVGYADFPFADSVWFETQPLYYFRAEGIGE; this is encoded by the coding sequence ATGACAGCTTGCCACCAGTCGCGGATCGCCCTAGTTATCCAGTATGTGGGAACTAATTTCCACGGCTGGCAACGGCAACCCGATCACAGGAGCGTGCAGGAGGAAATCGAGAAGGCTCTGGCCGATATTCTCGGTCATGACGTCACTCTGCACGGGGCCGGACGTACCGATAGCGGTGTTCACGCCGCCGCCCAAGTTGCCCATTTCCAGCAGCAAAGTCCGATCCCACCTTCCCATTGGGCCAAGGTTCTCAATGCTCGGCTAGATGACGATATCGTCATCCGGGCCTCGGGCCGGGTTCCCGATCGCTGGCACGCCCGTTTCTCGGCCCTCTGGCGACGTTATCGTTACACCCTCTATACCGACCCCATCCCCAATCTATTTGTTAGCCCCTTTAGTTGGCACTACTACCATCGTCCCCTCGATGCCGATTTGATGGCCAGGGCCTTAAAGCCCCTATTGGGTAAGCACCATCTGGCCGCCTTTCACCGTGCTAACTCTAGTCGTGACCATTCCTGGGTAGAAGTACAAGGGGTGGAATGCTACCGTCAAGGGCCATTTGTACAGATGGAAATTCAAGCCAATGGCTTTTTGTACGGGATGGTGCGCCTATTGGTGGGAATGTTGGTGGAGGTGGGAACTGGTGAGCGATCGCTAGAAAACTTTACCGACATCTGGGTCAATCAGCGCCGAGAATTGGTCAAATACGCCGCACCAGCTAAAGGACTATGTTTACTGCGGGTGGGTTACGCCGATTTTCCCTTTGCCGATAGCGTCTGGTTCGAGACTCAGCCTCTTTATTATTTCCGAGCAGAGGGGATAGGGGAATAG
- the ahr gene encoding NADPH-dependent aldehyde reductase Ahr, whose protein sequence is MIRAYAAREKGGKLEPFDYDPGILADEDVEIEVEYCGICHSDLSMLDNDWGLTTYPFVPGHEVVGTIAALGAKVKELNIGQRVGLGWFSRSCSTCETCMSGDQNLCATAEGTIVGRHGGFAEKVRAHHSWLVPLPDQLDAAKAGPLFCGGITVFNPIVQFDIKPTARVGVIGIGGLGHIALKFLKAWGCEVTAFSSSPDKETEAKELGATHFINSRDPEALQSVQNYFDFIISTVNVNLDWGLYIACLRPKGRLHIVGAVLEPIATYAFPLIMGQKSISGSPLGSPSTISKMIEFASRHGIEPVTETYPISQVNEAMAKLRSGQPKYRLVLQMK, encoded by the coding sequence ATGATTAGAGCCTATGCTGCCCGAGAAAAAGGGGGAAAACTAGAACCTTTTGACTACGATCCGGGTATATTAGCGGATGAAGATGTGGAAATCGAGGTGGAATATTGCGGCATCTGCCACAGTGACCTAAGTATGCTCGATAACGATTGGGGACTGACCACCTATCCCTTTGTCCCTGGTCATGAAGTGGTTGGTACAATCGCCGCTCTTGGTGCTAAAGTCAAAGAATTAAACATAGGGCAAAGAGTCGGTCTTGGTTGGTTTTCCCGTTCCTGTTCGACCTGTGAAACTTGTATGTCAGGGGATCAAAACCTTTGTGCCACTGCCGAAGGAACTATCGTCGGTCGCCATGGCGGTTTTGCCGAAAAAGTCCGGGCCCATCATAGTTGGTTAGTTCCCTTGCCAGACCAGTTAGATGCTGCCAAAGCTGGCCCGCTTTTTTGTGGTGGTATAACCGTCTTTAATCCCATTGTCCAATTTGATATTAAACCCACGGCCCGAGTTGGGGTCATTGGTATTGGTGGCTTGGGCCATATAGCCTTAAAATTCCTCAAAGCTTGGGGCTGCGAAGTAACCGCTTTTTCTAGTAGTCCCGACAAAGAAACAGAAGCAAAAGAACTAGGCGCGACTCATTTTATCAATTCCAGAGACCCCGAAGCTTTGCAATCGGTACAAAATTACTTTGATTTCATCATCTCTACCGTTAACGTTAATCTCGATTGGGGTCTTTATATCGCCTGTTTACGTCCCAAAGGTCGTCTGCATATTGTTGGGGCCGTTCTTGAACCCATAGCTACCTACGCTTTTCCCTTGATTATGGGTCAAAAATCGATTTCCGGCAGTCCTTTGGGTAGTCCCAGTACCATCAGTAAAATGATCGAATTTGCCTCTCGTCATGGCATTGAACCGGTCACGGAAACCTATCCTATCTCCCAGGTGAATGAAGCCATGGCAAAATTGAGAAGTGGACAACCTAAATATCGCCTCGTCTTGCAGATGAAATAA
- the rpsI gene encoding 30S ribosomal protein S9, which yields MQATDSKNKVVYWGTGRRKSAVASVRLVPGTGAITVNGRDGETHFNRIPTYIQTIKAPLETLGLENEYDIIVKAEGGGLTGQADAVKLGVARALCQLAPENRPPLKSEGYLTRDPRAKERKKYGLHKARKAPQYSKR from the coding sequence ATGCAAGCCACGGACAGTAAAAATAAGGTAGTTTATTGGGGAACAGGACGACGCAAATCGGCGGTCGCTTCCGTGCGTCTGGTGCCGGGGACGGGGGCAATTACCGTTAACGGTCGCGATGGAGAAACCCATTTTAACCGCATTCCCACCTATATCCAGACGATCAAGGCTCCTCTGGAGACTTTGGGACTGGAAAACGAGTATGATATCATCGTTAAGGCCGAGGGCGGTGGTTTGACCGGTCAGGCGGATGCGGTGAAATTGGGTGTCGCTAGAGCTTTATGTCAATTGGCCCCGGAAAATCGTCCTCCCCTCAAGAGTGAAGGTTATCTGACTCGGGATCCCCGGGCGAAGGAACGGAAAAAATACGGTCTTCACAAAGCGCGCAAAGCGCCTCAATACTCGAAACGTTAG
- a CDS encoding tetratricopeptide repeat protein, which yields MGKSTVNFVGREDELTLIHQQLQTEQGVIVCAVEGLGGIGKTALALEYAKRYQQEYAAQYWLSLRLSGLAEEIVKLAGPYLSLPEILKKESLEKQVYWYWQNWLPQQGKLLLILDDVPNIDRIPDRILPKDSRIKILVTTRERCLSTEFESIALDVLPLDKCVELLTKIVGTAKVEKEKALVEQICHEILGRLTLAVELVGEYLAKNRHLKFSHLRDKLNLAHTALTKERNHKDYGHLGVAAAIKISWDDLSSAGQKVAMLLSLFAPVAIAWTLLEDTAKSTEITESELEEARGQLDNSHLMQPVDEDYSFYRIHPLVREFFQEQLQEIPEKNSLYRCAFVETLLTIAENIPQTPTREIIAAVTPAIPHLQLVSQTMLDDIPNPEDNLILVFLGLALFYKGQGEYDLAAVPFTKCCEEIQSRLGENHPIVADIFNNLAVLYEFQGRYAEGELLCKRSLSMIEQLLGENHPIVATSVNNLALLYQCQGRYTEAESLYKRSLSLIEQLLEENNLYFANILNNLAELYLSQGRYIEAEPLCKRCLSLIEQLLGENHPHVATSLNNLAGLYHSQGRYAEAEPLYKRSLSLIEQLLGENHPNVATSLNNLAELYQCQGRHAEAEPLYKRSLSLREQRLGENHPSVAKSLNNLAVLYESQGRYAEAEPLYVRAIAIYQERLGENHPDTQKVRQNFMILLSRLSDEELQQRFPDEIVNLLKSIR from the coding sequence GTGGGCAAAAGTACGGTTAATTTTGTCGGGAGGGAAGATGAGTTAACCTTAATTCATCAGCAATTGCAAACAGAACAAGGGGTGATTGTTTGTGCAGTAGAAGGGTTAGGGGGAATAGGAAAAACCGCTTTAGCTTTGGAATATGCGAAACGATACCAACAGGAATACGCGGCACAATATTGGTTATCCTTGCGACTATCGGGTTTAGCAGAAGAAATAGTTAAATTAGCTGGTCCCTATCTATCTTTACCAGAAATATTGAAAAAAGAATCTTTAGAAAAACAAGTGTACTGGTATTGGCAAAATTGGCTACCTCAGCAGGGAAAATTATTATTAATTCTCGATGATGTCCCCAATATCGACCGAATTCCCGATCGAATATTACCAAAAGATTCTAGGATTAAGATATTAGTCACCACTAGGGAAAGGTGTCTTAGTACGGAATTTGAGTCTATAGCTTTAGATGTTTTACCATTAGATAAATGTGTAGAGTTATTAACCAAAATTGTTGGTACTGCTAAAGTTGAGAAAGAAAAAGCTTTAGTAGAACAGATTTGTCACGAAATTTTAGGACGCTTAACCTTAGCAGTGGAGTTGGTGGGGGAATATTTAGCGAAAAATCGTCATTTAAAGTTTAGCCATTTACGCGATAAATTAAATTTAGCTCATACTGCTTTAACCAAAGAAAGAAACCACAAAGATTATGGACATTTAGGGGTAGCAGCCGCAATTAAAATCAGTTGGGATGATTTAAGTTCTGCTGGTCAAAAAGTGGCAATGCTGTTGAGTTTATTCGCACCGGTGGCTATTGCTTGGACGTTGCTAGAAGATACGGCAAAATCCACAGAAATTACCGAAAGTGAACTGGAAGAAGCGCGGGGACAATTGGATAATTCTCATCTGATGCAACCCGTGGATGAGGACTATTCTTTTTATCGGATTCATCCCCTCGTGAGAGAATTTTTTCAAGAGCAATTACAGGAAATTCCTGAGAAAAATTCTCTTTATCGATGCGCTTTTGTGGAAACTTTGTTAACCATTGCCGAAAATATCCCGCAAACCCCCACAAGGGAGATTATTGCAGCGGTAACTCCCGCAATTCCCCATCTGCAACTTGTCAGTCAAACCATGTTAGATGATATTCCCAACCCAGAAGATAATTTAATTTTGGTGTTTCTTGGGTTAGCTTTGTTTTATAAGGGACAGGGAGAATATGATTTAGCAGCAGTTCCCTTCACAAAATGTTGTGAAGAAATCCAATCTCGCTTAGGAGAAAACCATCCAATTGTTGCTGACATTTTCAATAATTTAGCAGTGTTATATGAATTCCAAGGCAGATACGCAGAAGGAGAACTGTTGTGTAAGCGCTCCCTTTCTATGATAGAACAGCTATTAGGAGAAAACCATCCCATTGTTGCTACCAGTGTCAATAATTTAGCACTATTATATCAATGCCAAGGCAGATACACAGAAGCAGAATCGTTGTATAAGCGCTCCCTTTCTCTGATAGAACAGCTATTAGAAGAAAACAATCTCTATTTTGCTAACATTCTCAATAATTTAGCAGAATTATACCTCAGCCAAGGCAGATACATAGAAGCGGAACCCTTATGTAAGAGATGCCTTTCTCTGATAGAACAGCTATTAGGAGAAAACCATCCCCATGTTGCTACCAGTCTCAATAATTTAGCAGGATTATACCACTCCCAAGGCAGATACGCAGAAGCGGAACCCTTGTATAAGCGATCCCTTTCTCTGATAGAACAGCTATTAGGAGAAAACCATCCCAATGTTGCTACCAGTCTCAATAATTTAGCAGAATTATACCAATGCCAAGGCAGACACGCAGAAGCGGAACCCTTGTATAAGCGCTCCCTTTCTCTGCGGGAACAGCGATTAGGAGAAAACCATCCTAGTGTTGCTAAAAGTCTCAATAATTTAGCGGTATTATACGAATCCCAAGGCAGATACGCAGAAGCGGAACCGTTGTATGTGAGAGCTATTGCTATTTATCAAGAAAGATTAGGAGAAAATCATCCCGATACCCAAAAAGTAAGGCAAAATTTTATGATTCTGTTGTCGCGATTATCCGATGAAGAATTACAGCAAAGATTCCCCGATGAGATAGTTAATCTCTTAAAAAGTATCAGGTAG
- the rplQ gene encoding 50S ribosomal protein L17 has protein sequence MRHRCKVPQLGLPADQRKALLRSLATQLIRHGQITTTLAKAKAVRAEVDHIITLAKDGSLSARRQAMGYIYDKQLVHALFEGAQARYGNRNGGYTRVVRTLRRRGDNAPMAIIELM, from the coding sequence ATGAGACATCGGTGTAAAGTGCCTCAATTGGGTCTGCCGGCTGACCAAAGAAAGGCACTGCTGCGCAGCTTGGCCACCCAGCTAATTCGCCACGGTCAGATCACCACCACCCTAGCGAAAGCGAAAGCGGTGCGAGCAGAGGTAGACCACATTATCACCCTAGCTAAAGACGGTTCCCTGAGCGCCCGTCGCCAAGCTATGGGCTACATCTACGATAAACAACTGGTTCACGCCCTTTTTGAAGGCGCCCAGGCCCGTTATGGCAACCGTAACGGCGGTTATACCAGGGTCGTGCGTACCCTGCGCCGTCGCGGGGATAATGCCCCCATGGCGATTATCGAACTGATGTAA
- the clpS gene encoding ATP-dependent Clp protease adapter ClpS encodes MSTEVIEKRSTATIRKPAPRYRVLLHNDDFNSMEYVVQSLMQTIAGMTQPQAVDIMMEAHTNGTALVITCIQEHAEFYCETLKNKGLTSSIEPDE; translated from the coding sequence GTGTCCACAGAAGTGATCGAAAAGCGTTCCACAGCGACAATCCGTAAACCAGCACCGCGTTATCGCGTTTTACTCCACAATGACGACTTTAACTCGATGGAGTATGTGGTTCAGAGTTTAATGCAAACGATCGCCGGTATGACGCAACCCCAAGCAGTTGATATCATGATGGAAGCGCACACGAATGGTACAGCCTTGGTGATTACCTGCATCCAAGAACACGCGGAATTTTACTGTGAAACCTTGAAAAATAAAGGTTTAACCAGCAGCATCGAACCCGATGAATAA
- the rpmE gene encoding 50S ribosomal protein L31 gives MPKKIHPTWYPEAKVICNGELVMTVGSTKPEIHVEVWSGNHPFYTGTQKMIDTEGRVDRFLRKYKMGDKSSKKADQK, from the coding sequence ATGCCGAAAAAAATTCATCCTACTTGGTATCCGGAAGCTAAGGTGATCTGTAATGGTGAACTGGTGATGACGGTGGGTTCGACAAAACCAGAAATTCATGTGGAGGTTTGGTCGGGTAATCATCCTTTTTATACGGGAACCCAGAAGATGATCGATACGGAGGGCCGGGTCGATCGCTTCTTGCGTAAGTACAAAATGGGCGATAAGTCAAGCAAAAAGGCCGATCAGAAATAA
- the rpsM gene encoding 30S ribosomal protein S13, whose product MARIAGVDLPRDKRVEIALTYLYGVGLSRSQEVLSATGVNPDTRVKDLSDEDVAALRTYIETNYQIEGDLRRWEAMNIKRLADIGTYRGRRHRLGLPVRGQRTRTNARTRRGRRVTVAGKKKAPSKK is encoded by the coding sequence GTGGCAAGGATAGCTGGTGTAGACCTACCTCGCGATAAGCGTGTGGAAATCGCCCTGACCTACCTCTACGGAGTGGGTCTATCGCGTTCCCAAGAAGTCTTATCTGCGACGGGTGTTAACCCTGACACTCGGGTCAAGGATCTCAGCGATGAAGACGTGGCGGCGCTACGGACTTATATCGAAACAAATTATCAAATCGAGGGGGATTTGAGACGCTGGGAGGCGATGAACATCAAACGCCTCGCCGATATCGGCACCTATCGAGGTCGTCGGCATCGGCTAGGATTACCCGTGCGCGGGCAACGGACGCGAACCAATGCGCGGACCCGTCGCGGTCGTCGGGTGACAGTGGCAGGGAAGAAAAAAGCCCCCTCCAAGAAATAA
- the rpsK gene encoding 30S ribosomal protein S11, producing the protein MARPTKKTGPKKQKKNIPTGVAHIQSTFNNTIVTIADTKGDVISWASAGSSGFKGAKKGTPFAAQTAADNAARRAIEQGMRQLEVMVSGPGAGRETAIRALQGAGLEITLIRDVTPIPHNGCRPPKRRRV; encoded by the coding sequence ATGGCGCGACCAACCAAAAAAACCGGACCAAAAAAACAGAAGAAAAATATTCCTACCGGAGTCGCTCACATTCAATCGACCTTCAACAATACCATTGTCACGATCGCCGATACCAAAGGCGATGTGATCTCTTGGGCATCGGCGGGATCGAGTGGTTTTAAAGGAGCCAAAAAAGGAACCCCCTTCGCCGCCCAAACCGCCGCCGATAACGCCGCCCGCCGAGCGATCGAACAGGGAATGCGTCAACTAGAGGTGATGGTTAGCGGCCCTGGGGCAGGACGGGAAACCGCCATCCGGGCCCTGCAAGGAGCAGGATTAGAAATCACCCTGATCCGGGACGTGACCCCCATCCCCCACAATGGTTGTCGTCCTCCCAAACGCCGGAGAGTGTAA
- a CDS encoding CPBP family intramembrane glutamic endopeptidase, translating into MNKRLRVIATYPVPLRLGIFILLLLFLWLPIALPLYHFFATNANLVSILTLSVLYLEFLGLSHWWGRTIYGDEGLADYGLIWRRKTLIELINGLAIGLFFTFSLFLSQAFLGWLNFLPANPQIGKIILEGFLVALAVGFAEELLFRGWLLGELEKDYSPAIALVISALIFALAHFIKPLAEIIRTFPQFPALVLLGLILGWAKRACGGSLGKSIGLHAGLIWAYYILNVGQLIKYTGTVPDWLTGIDKNPLAGVMGLLFLTILAIWTRKKVTDVKLDS; encoded by the coding sequence ATGAATAAAAGATTACGGGTAATTGCCACTTACCCAGTCCCCCTGCGACTGGGAATTTTTATTTTGCTCTTACTTTTTCTCTGGTTGCCGATCGCACTTCCCCTCTATCACTTTTTTGCCACTAATGCTAATCTGGTCTCAATTTTGACCCTTTCTGTTCTCTATCTGGAATTTTTGGGGTTATCCCATTGGTGGGGACGGACAATTTATGGCGATGAGGGATTAGCAGATTATGGGTTAATTTGGCGAAGAAAAACGCTGATTGAGTTAATTAACGGCTTGGCGATCGGTCTATTTTTTACTTTCTCGCTTTTTCTGTCCCAAGCGTTCCTAGGTTGGTTAAATTTCTTACCCGCAAATCCCCAGATCGGCAAAATCATCCTGGAGGGGTTTTTAGTCGCTTTAGCGGTGGGTTTTGCCGAAGAATTACTATTTCGCGGCTGGTTACTGGGAGAATTAGAAAAGGATTACAGTCCCGCTATCGCTCTAGTGATTAGTGCCTTAATTTTCGCTCTTGCCCACTTTATTAAACCTTTAGCCGAAATTATCCGCACTTTTCCCCAATTTCCTGCCTTAGTCTTGCTAGGATTGATTCTCGGTTGGGCAAAACGCGCCTGTGGTGGTAGTTTGGGTAAAAGTATCGGTCTGCACGCGGGTTTAATCTGGGCATACTATATATTAAATGTGGGTCAGTTAATTAAATACACTGGTACTGTTCCCGATTGGTTAACTGGAATCGATAAAAATCCTTTAGCGGGAGTGATGGGTTTACTTTTTCTGACAATTCTCGCTATCTGGACAAGAAAAAAAGTAACCGATGTAAAACTGGACAGTTAG